The nucleotide window TTTGGGATAATATGGGTATTTTCCGCACCCAGGCCAAACTGGCAACCCTGAACGACACTCTGGCCGAAATGCGCTCACGGTATGACGCCCTGCGCGTGCCCAACGCCAGCCCCGTCTACAACACGGCGTTCACGGAATACGTTGAACTGGGGAATATGCTGCAACTGGCCCAGGCTGCCTGCCTTGCCGCCACGGAACGCAAGGAATCCCGCGGCGCTCACACGCGCGAGGACTTTCCGAAGCGTGACGATGCCAACTTCCTCAAGCACAGCATGGTCAGTATGGACGAGGGTGGCAAGCTGCACATGGGCTGGAAAGATGTGGAGATCACCAAATTCAAGCCTGAGGAGCGGAAATACTAATGGCTACTCTAATTATTGACCGCTTTGACGGTAAAAAACACTACGAGCAGAGCTACACGCTTGCCCCCGAGGATATGGCGGGCAAGACCGTGCTCAATACCCTGCTGTTCATCAAGCAGACTCAGGACCCCACGTTGAACTTCACGGCCTCCTGCCGTTGCGCCATCTGCGGCGCGTGCGGCGTGAGGGTCAACGGGCATGCGATTCTGGCCTGCGACACCAAGATGGACGATCTTGTCAAAACCTATGGCTCAGACACCTTCCGCATATCGCCTCTGGCCAACTTCAAGGTCATCTCCGACCTGGTGGTAGACTGGGAGCCCGCGGTGGAAAATCTGCGCAAGATCCATCCCGGCATGGTGGCCAAATCCGAATTCTCCGAGAAGGAAGGCTGCCGCCAGACGCAAGCGGAATTTGACCGCATCAAGAAGCAGTGGGACTGCATCATCTGTGGTTGCTGCGCGTCGGAGTGCAACAAGCTCACGGCTGACAACCGGGACTATATGGAACCCTTTGTGTATACCCACGCCTGGCGTGTGGCCAACGACTCACGCACCAAGGATCCGCTGGTTCACGGCAAGCCCGCTGTGTCTGGCGGTTTGTGGAACTGCGTGCACTGTCAGGAATGCGCCAACCGCTGCCCCAAGGGCATCAGCTCTGCTGACGACATCGCGGCCATGCGCGCCCTGGTCATGTCCAAGGGGCTGACCGACGGCGTTGGACCTGCCCACGCCAAGGCCTTTTATACAGACCTGGTGGAAGATTCTGGCCGGCTTAACGAAGTGCGGCTTGCGTTGCGCACCGAGGGCGTCAGCACCCTGGCCCGTACGGGCATGGCCATTACCCTGCTGCGTCAGGGCAAGATGGATCCCCTGGAAGTCTTTGGTGGCGAGACCATTGAAGGGCACGATGCTCTTGTGAAGATGATTGAGGCGGCCCACGCCGCTGCGAAGGAGTAGCCGTATGCAGACCGAATATGCTTTTTTCCCCGGCTGCGTGCTGA belongs to Desulfovibrio intestinalis and includes:
- the sdhB gene encoding 8-methylmenaquinol:fumarate reductase iron-sulfur subunit, which produces MATLIIDRFDGKKHYEQSYTLAPEDMAGKTVLNTLLFIKQTQDPTLNFTASCRCAICGACGVRVNGHAILACDTKMDDLVKTYGSDTFRISPLANFKVISDLVVDWEPAVENLRKIHPGMVAKSEFSEKEGCRQTQAEFDRIKKQWDCIICGCCASECNKLTADNRDYMEPFVYTHAWRVANDSRTKDPLVHGKPAVSGGLWNCVHCQECANRCPKGISSADDIAAMRALVMSKGLTDGVGPAHAKAFYTDLVEDSGRLNEVRLALRTEGVSTLARTGMAITLLRQGKMDPLEVFGGETIEGHDALVKMIEAAHAAAKE